TTGAGATATGAGGATCGATGAGTATTGAAAATTGTGATTATAAAAACAGTTTAGACAATCTTCAAATATATGAGCTTTGGCAAGTTTCTTTAGCTGCAAGCAGTGAATTTAAGTGCAGGTTTAAGCCACAGTGTCTTTTCTTTAGTTGTCTTTTTTTCTAAGGTAATGCAGGAGGAAATCaacttttcaaaaatattcCTTTCCTTTGATTCTTGATAAGTATGCATCATACAGTGTGATTAACTTACACAATGTTATTTCAGATGCAATGTGGCAAATGAATTTGAGATCAAGTGAATCAATGGAACCTGGACCCTATCCTGAGCGAGCTGGAGAGCCAGATTGCTCTTATTACATCAGAACAGGCCTCTGTAGATTTGGGGCAACCTGTCGCTTCAATCATCCTCCTAACCGAAAGCTGGTATAGTTACGGCATGTATAACAAGTTTTTATGATCCAAGGATTAATGGCATAATTTGATGCATTCAATTTGAAAGTAGTTGTGAATAGACTGCTGGTTGTTAGCGATATGTTTCTTTTGCTATCAAATTGTTTCTCTTTTCAAGGTTTTactcttctttattttttctttctttcctcaaAGTTTGTTTTCTAAAATTGGCTCAAAACCTTAAAACTTGAGCTTTTTCTCATGTCTTGGCTCTAATATCCATAAGTTTGTAACATCCTTTGTAAACAGCTTCCTGATACTTCCCCTGTTTCCCTCCCAGATTTGCTTCCTTAGGTAGATTGTTTTTGTAGACAGTTATACACAAATAGCATGCACAAAAATAAGGAAGTACCCCACTCTGTGTGAGTAGATTCATTATTTGAAGTTAGAGACTTGGAGGCTTGGATGCTGAGTTTAAGAGCATAAGACATTCTAATTGTGTGGCCTGTAAACTAACATGCTGTTTGGAGGGCAATGTTCATGTACTAATGTATCTCACGTCAAGCCTTTTTGTGTTGAAGCTTGGTTCtaatgtttataattttgatGGAATTCTCAATTGAAATTCTATGTATAACGAGGTGTGTTTATTGCCAGGCTATTGCCACTGCAAGAATGAAGGGGGAGTTCCCAGAAAGAATTGGACAACCTGAATGCCAGGCATGTATCTTTGTGAATGTTTGTTGTTGTGACATGTGACTTGTGCAATATATTGAGTGTTTATCTTCTCATTTTATTGTGGTTTGACATACTAATATGTTGGTCGAACTGCCCTCCAGTATTACCTGAAGACAGGAACTTGCAAGTTCGGAGCGACATGCAAGTTTCATCATCCTAGAGACAAGGCAGGAATTGCTGGAAGAGTTGCCTTAAATATCTTAGGCTATCCACTTCGACCGGTTCGATCTTCTGTTTACCTCTCACTCATTATGACTGGGTTTTGCACATTTTCATCTCTTTAGTAAGAAGCAAAGTTTATTTGCTTAACTTGAATGCTAAATATTTAATTAGGTTGTTTGGGTGCATATGGACAGGTAGTGACAAAAAAAGAACATTATCTAGTTGACATGATAAATTTTGGAGGTAGAAGACACTAAATTATGATAAAAGATTCATACAGATGCTACAACAAAACTATTATGTAATATTATGAAGTCTTCCCATTTCTGTCTTGTgatgtttggactttggagggCAGGGGGTTTCCATATTAGCTGTATATttgaatattttattaatttatgtaGAACATTTATCATTGTTCATGTGTTGAGGCATCTTATAGACCTGCAATGCCTATCACCTAACTAATTTGGAGACTGCTCTTCTGTAGGTGTGTTGTGCATCATTTTGGTCCAAAGGATAGTTATTTTAACTTCTTTGCTCTTTCTTTCTTGCAGAATGAGATTGAATGTGCATATTATTTACGAACTGGACAATGCAAGTTTGCAAGCACTTGTAAATTCCACCATCCACAACCTACTAATATGATGGTTTCGCTAAGTGGTTCTCCTGTATATCCTACTGTTCAATCTCCAACTACACCTGGTCAGCAGTCATACCCGGGAGGAGTTACGAACTGGTCAAGAGCATCTTTTATTCCCAGTCCGCGTTGGCAAGGTCCATCAAGTTATGCTCCTCTTATTGTTCCTCAGGGAGTGGTATCAGTCCCAGGATGGAGCCCATACAGTGTAAGCTTTATCACAGCCTTTGGTACAAAATATTTTGATGCAGTTGTTATAGTGTTTAATAGCAAGTTAGGGTGCAATTAGTTATTGTTTGTCTCTAAATAGAACAGTCTGCATTTTTTTGATTGTATTCTTTTTTAAAGTCCTTATGCAGAAGCTTTTGAGTTCAATTTTTTATGAGCACTGAGAAATTCGAAACATGCTTATTGGATGGTAATGTTTCCAGGGCCAGGTCGGCTCAATTTCAACTTCAGAGGGGCAGCAGCAAACGATAGGAAGTAGTCAGGTTTATGGAACTCCACGCCAACGTGAACCGGAAAATTCAGGATCTCAAGGGGCCTTTTCTTCATACCGGTCTGGCTCCATTCCTGTAGGGTTCTATGCATTGCAGAGGGAAAATGTATTTCCTGAGAGACCTGGACAACCAGAGTGCCAGTTTTACATGAAGACAGGTGATTGTAAGTTTGGTGCGGTTTGTAGGTTCCATCATCCTAGGGAGCGATTAATTCCTGCTCCAGATTGTGTTTTGAGTCCAATAGGCCTTCCTTTGCGACCGGTGAGTTACTTTTGTTGACGGTTTTGGTTAAGATAAATAATAAGTATCTTTTAACCTTGAGGTATGGTTTTCAACAGGGAGAACCTTTGTGCATCTTTTATTCTCGTTATGGTATCTGTAAGTTTGGTCCGAGTTGCAAGTTTGACCACCCTATGGGTATCTTCACTTATAACCTTTCTGCTTCATCTTCGGCTGAGAGCCCTGCGCGGCGTTTGTTGGGGTCGACATCAGGCACCACTTCATTAAATTTATCATCAGAAGGTCTAGTTGAAGCAGGATCAACAAAGCCAAGGAGACTTTCACTATCAGAGCCTAGGCAGATGCCTTC
Above is a genomic segment from Rosa chinensis cultivar Old Blush chromosome 3, RchiOBHm-V2, whole genome shotgun sequence containing:
- the LOC112192877 gene encoding zinc finger CCCH domain-containing protein ZFN-like — protein: MDFDAGIPMSRASAAPVTDDASSLSPQDAMWQMNLRSSESMEPGPYPERAGEPDCSYYIRTGLCRFGATCRFNHPPNRKLAIATARMKGEFPERIGQPECQYYLKTGTCKFGATCKFHHPRDKAGIAGRVALNILGYPLRPNEIECAYYLRTGQCKFASTCKFHHPQPTNMMVSLSGSPVYPTVQSPTTPGQQSYPGGVTNWSRASFIPSPRWQGPSSYAPLIVPQGVVSVPGWSPYSGQVGSISTSEGQQQTIGSSQVYGTPRQREPENSGSQGAFSSYRSGSIPVGFYALQRENVFPERPGQPECQFYMKTGDCKFGAVCRFHHPRERLIPAPDCVLSPIGLPLRPGEPLCIFYSRYGICKFGPSCKFDHPMGIFTYNLSASSSAESPARRLLGSTSGTTSLNLSSEGLVEAGSTKPRRLSLSEPRQMPSADENIDTEE